In Xiphophorus maculatus strain JP 163 A chromosome 18, X_maculatus-5.0-male, whole genome shotgun sequence, a single genomic region encodes these proteins:
- the fus gene encoding RNA-binding protein FUS has product MATDSGYGGAQSYGSYGGQQGGQGYGQGNGGASGSYGGQNYAGFGQQGAPQGSEGYSQSQQQSYGSYGQDSSGYGDKSATYGQPAAASYGGQTQGSGGYGQQSSYGGQSGAYTGAQAQGASSGGASYSQQSTYGGQSTGGYDSSQGQGGGSGGSGSGYGRWSEGESGGQGGRFGRDSGDRSEGGGGFRGRGRGGFDRGGYDRSGGYDRGGYDRGGYDRGGRGGPPGMGGGDRGGYKNFGGSRDYGSRDESGGEQDNSDNNTIFVQGLGEEATVQEVGDFFKQIGIIKVNKKTGQPMINIYSDKATGRPKGEATVSFDDPPSAKAAIDWFDGKEFNGKPIKVSFATRRAEFTQRGGFRGGRGGFRGRGGGGGPNFDIKGGDWPCPNSSCGNMNFARRQECNKCGAPKPEDAGFGGGDRGGRGGFGGDRGGGFRGRGGFRGGDRGGFGGGDRGFGGGYKMGGRGDRRDDRRDRPY; this is encoded by the exons ATGGCCACTG attCAGGCTACGGTGGCGCACAGAG CTATGGGTCATATGGAGGTCAGCAGGGTGGACag GGTTATGGACAAGGAAATGGTGGGGCCAGTGGTTCCTATGGAGGACAGAATTATGCAGGCTTTGGTCAACAAGGAGCGCCACAAGGTTCAG AAGGTTATAGTCAATCTCAGCAACAAAGCTATGGTAGCTATGGTCAAGACTCATCTGG GTATGGCGACAAGTCAGCTACTTACGGCCAGCCAGCAGCTGCGTCTTACGGTGGACAGACTCAGGGAAGTGGAGGCTATGGTCAGCAGAGCTCCTACGGCGGACAGAGTGGTGCTTATACCGGAGCACAGGCGCAAGGAGCTAGTAGTGGCGGTGCCAGCTATAGCCAGCAGAGCACCTATGGTGGACAGAGCACTGGTGGATATGATAGCAGCCAGGGCCAAGGAGGTGGAAGTGGAGGCAGTGGCAGTGGCTATGGAAGATGGAGTGAAG GTGAAAGTGGTGGTCAGGGCGGAAGGTTTGGCCGCGATAGTGGAGACCGCTCAGAAGGAGGTGGCGGCTTCAGGGGCAGAGGCCGCGGTGGCTTCGATCGTGGCGGTTACGACCGTAGTGGTGGCTATGACCGTGGGGGCTATGACCGTGGCGGTTACGATCGTGGTGGCAGAGGTGGACCTCCTGGTATGGG aggTGGTGACCGTGGTGGCTACAAAAATTTCGGTG GCTCTCGAGATTATGGCTCAAGGGATGAATCAG GTGGGGAGCAGGATAACTCTGACAACAACACCATTTTCGTACAGGGACTTGGAGAAGAGGCAACTGTTCAAGAAGTTGGAGACTTCTTCAAGCAAATTGGCATCATCAAG GTAAATAAGAAGACCGGCCAGCCGATGATTAATATCTACTCTGACAAGGCCACTGGCCGACCCAAGGGAGAAGCTACTGTGTCCTTTGACGACCCTCCATCAGCTAAAGCTGCTATTGATTGGTTTGATG GAAAGGAATTCAATGGCAAACCCATCAAAGTCTCATTTGCCACTCGCAGAGCTGAGTTCACCCAAAGAGGAGGGTTCAGAGGTGGACGAGGAG GATTCAGAGGTCGTGGCGGTGGAGGAGGTCCCAACTTTGACATAAAGGGAGGCGACTGGCCGTGTCCTAACAG CTCTTGTGGAAACATGAACTTTGCAAGGCGGCAGGAGTGTAACAAGTGTGGAGCACCCAAACCAGAAGATGCTGGATTCGGAGGaggag ATCGTGGCGGCAGAGGAGGATTTGGAGGTGACCGAGGTGGAGGCTTCAGGGGCCGCGGGGGTTTCCGTGGCGGAGACCGTGGGGGCTTCGGAGGCGGCGATAGAGGTTTCGGAGGTGGCTACAAAATGGGAGGAAG GGGTGACCGACGAGACGACAGAAGAGACCGGCCATACTAG